The region CGACTTTCGTGAGGCCATGGCCGTCTCCGGAGAATCCCTCGAGGCAGCCGTCCATCCCGATCAGCTCACAGCCTGGGCGCAATCCCCGCTCCAGCTCCCCAGTCAGATCATTCGTTGGTTTTCATTGTTTCTCTCCATCCTCATGGTCGCGACGGCCGTCTATTGGAGTTTCACCGGCCTGCGGTATCCCTTCTTCCTTGTCCTCCTGCTCGAAGGGAGCGTCGTCGCCACTCATCGCGCCCGCGTCAACACCGTCCTTCACCAGACCGAACACGCCCTGGCTGATCTCAAACTCATCTCCTCGCTGCTGGCCCACATAGAAGCCGAAGACTTCAAGACGCCGTACCTTCAGGAGCTCAAGAACAGCCTAGCCACCCGGCAGGTCACAGCGTCGAAAGCCATCTCCCGACTCGACACCATCGGACAGTACATTCAGTCGCTTGAGAATCCCCTGATGCGCCTGATCGACATTCCCCTTCTCTACTCCGTTCAGGTCGCCTTCGCCGCCGACTCCTGGCGCCGCCAGTTCGGTGCGGCTGTACCGGCGTGGCTCTCCGAACTGGGCCAGATGGAAGCCCTGCTCTCACTCACGACCTATAGCTTTGAGCACCCGGAAGACCCTCTGCCCACCTTCGTCTCCGGACCTCCCTGCTTTCAGGCCCGGAACATCGGCCACCCCCTCATCCCTGCTTCACGCTGCGTCCGCAACAATCTCTCGCTTGATTCCGAACAACGCGTCGTGCTCGTCAGCGGCTCCAACATGTCCGGCAAGAGCACTCTAATGCGGTCCGTCGGCATCAATACCGTCCTCGCCATGGCTGGAGCCCCCGTCCGCGCCCAGTCGCTCCAGCTCACGCCCCTGCACATCGGGGCCAGCATTCTCATCAACGACTCTCTGCAGAAGGGCGCCTCTCGCTTCTACGCCGAGATCACCCGCTTGCGCCACATCCTCGATCTCGCGACCGGGCACCCGCCCCTGCTCTTTCTCCTCGACGAGCTACTCCAGGGAACCAACTCCCGCGACAGGCTCATCGGGGCCGAAGGCATTCTTCGGGCGCTGCTCGAAACCAATGCCATCGGCCTCATCAGCACCCACGACCTCGCCCTGACGGCGCTGCGAAGCGACTTCCTGCACAATATGCACTTTCAGGATCAGATTGATGACGGAAAGATGAAGTTCGACTACATTCTCCGCTCCGGCCCGGTAACCCGCAGCAATGGAGTCGAGCTGATGCGCCTCATCGGCCTCAATGTCTAGATAAGTTTTCTTAAAAAACGTGTCAACCTGAGCGAAGGCGCAGCCGAAGTCGGAGGATCTGCGGTGCGGGATGTTGGCTGAGGCCAGCATCCCGCTTTCGGCCGAGACGTATTCATCCATTTTTCAGTTTGCAGCACAGCTTTTCTGGACTATATTCTGCTCACCATCGAGGTTGTCCGGTTGCCGTATGAGTCTGCACGCTTATCTTAAGAAGGCACTCCCCTCCCCACTGCGTCGCAGGCTCGCACCTCTGGCAAAGACGGTCTACAGAAACGATCTCAACCAGCTCGCTCTTCACTTCCACACCGATAAGTGGGGCAAACACTGGTACACCCAACACTATCAGCGCTACTTCCACGAACTGAGAAATAAGCCGCTCAATATCCTCGAGATTGGCGTCGGAGGTTACGAAGACTCCGGAGCCGGCGGGGAATCACTGCGCATGTGGAAGACGTACTTCCCAAAAAGTCGAATCGTCGGCATCGACCTATGCGATAAGACCCATTTCCGCGAGCATCGAATCGACATACGCCAGTGCGATCAGACCGACGAGAAGGCACTCCGTGCCCTTTCGGCCGAGTACGGCGGGTTCGACATCATCATCGATGACGGCAGCCACCTCAATGCGCACATCATCACTACCTTCACCATCCTCTTCCCTCTGCTCCGGCCGAATGGAATCTACAGCATCGAAGACACTCAAACCTCATACTGGCCCGGGTGGGGAGGAGGGATGAAGAACCCGCAATCCGCCATGAGTTTCTTCAAAAATCTCTCCGATGGCCTGAATCACGTCGAGTATCCCCTCGAGCAATACGCCCCAAGCTACTTCGACCGGAACATTGTAGAGATGGCTTTCTTTCACAATCTCATCCTCATCCGCAAGGGAGCGAACAACGAGCAATCAAACGCCCCCGACCTGCTCAAACGAGAGATGAAAGCCTCGCAGGATGTCTCATCGATCACTCTGCCGATGTAATCAAGTCCCCGTAAGTCGATGGGGACAGATCAGAATTTCAGCATCATCTCGCTCGTACCTCCAAAACCGAACTTCTCATAGATCGGCCTCCCTGCAGCCGATGCATGCAGCGATACGACTTTGATCCCACGCCCCCGCGCCTCTTCCACGCCAGCCTTTAGAAGCCGGTATGCCAGCCCCTGGCCGCGGGCCTCCGGCACGACGTAAAAGTTCAGGAGATAGGCGCGCAAGGGCTGCGGATCATGCCAGTGAGGGGGAAAATCCATCAGCCACATCCCACCTCCGCCCACAACAGCTCCCTCGTTCTCGACCAGCCAGCCAAGATACCGGCCATCCCCCAGCCGTTCTCTGACCCAGGGAAGAAATGCCTCAGCCACCTCACGCAATCGCTCAGGATCATCGAGTCCCATCTCCGCAAACATCCTGCGTCGATGTTCCGTAATCAGCTCGGCATCTGCCTCTGTCGCCAATCTCATCTCAAACATCTGCCAAGTATAAAAACAATACGCTTACACAGCCGTTAGCAGAGCGCGCAATGCCCCAGGTAGCCACGCTCTTCCGCAGCGAAAACATCCGTTTTATAGATCGCTCTAGATGGAAGGTGTCATCCTGAGCGAAGGCGCAGCCGAAGTCGAAGGATCTGCGGTTCCCCCTCTTCCCGTGTCCATCCTGTCCAGGGTTGAACATCTATCTCCCGCAGCCGCTAACATACAAAGTTGATGCCGAACGCACTTCCCTTTAGCCGAGAAAACATCCGCCCCGGCGATCGCATCTGCGTCGCGATTTCTGGAGGCGCTGACTCCGTTGCGCTGCTTCTCGCGCTCCAGGAAGCCAACACCGCAGTCCGCGATTCCCTCGGAGTCGGCCTCTCCGCCGCCCACGTCCACCATGGCATCCGCGATGCCGCCGAATCCGACGCCGACCTCGCCTTCGTCCGGAACCTCTGCCTCGAGCACGACATTCCCCTGCACATCCACCACGCCGACGTCCCCGCCCGCGCCGCGGAAAACCGCGAGACCATCGAAGAAGCCGCCCGCGAGACCCGCTATGCCTTCTTCCGCAATCTCATCGCCTCCGGCCACGTCGACTCCGTCCTGACCGCCCACACTCTCGACGACCAGGCAGAGACCGTCCTGATGAAGCTGCTCCGCGGAGCCTGGACCGAAGGCTTGTCGGGCATTCACCCGGTGGTCCCTGTCGAAGTCTCGGCCTCCTCTACCCAGAGTCCTGCCCGGACCGGAAAGATCCTCCGGCCGATGCTCTCTACCACCCGTGCCCAGATTGAGTCCTTTCTCAAGGCCCGCAACCAGCCCTGGCAGACCGACTCCACCAACAGCGATACGACATATACACGCAACCGTATCCGCCATGAGCTGATGCCTCAGCTCCGCACCTTCAACCCGTCCATCGACCAGAGTCTGGCCAACCTGGCCGAGCTGGCCCGCGAGGAGGAGTCCCGCTGGCAGGCCGAGCTCGCCCGCATCCTCCCCCAGGTCCTTCTCCCCGGCAAACCCGTCCGCGGGGGAGGCCGATCCGTCGCCACAGCTCCTGGCAGCGCCACGATCTCGATCGAGATCGACCGTCTCCGCTCCCTCGATCCCGCCCTGCGTCGCCGGATCCTGCGAGCCGCCGCCCGCCAGCTCGGCTTCCGGCTCAGCTTCGACGAGACCACTCGCCTGCTCGCGATGGCAGGCTTCGCCACCCTCCCCACCGTAGCCGCCCGATCCGGCGCCTCCGTACACCTGGCCCAGGGCCTCCGTGCCCAGCGCTCAGCGCGAGAGATCCAGCTTTCCCGCGAGTAAACACATAACAAAAGGCTTAGCACTGTCGAGACGAGGCGCCGTGGAGAACACCACCGCATGGCATCATCACAGCGCCACCGTCCCACGCAAAACAAAGTGTCCTCCTGAGCGAAGCCCGAAGGGCGAAGTCGAAGGATCTGCGGTTTCGCGGGAGCGCCGCAGACGCCAGCGCCGGGCCGAACTCTCCGGAGAACCTTCCCATGCGAAGCCAGCAGAAAACCTCTATTCCGGCTTTGAATCTTTGCCCCACAGAGTAGAATCTTAAGCATCTGACGGTGTAGGACCGTTACCACGGTTTGCACGGGTGAAACCGGCTCTCCATGGAACCTTCCTTTATTGCTATCGTCTAACGATGTAGGCTCCCCTGAAGGCTCCGTGCACAAGGGCGCCGGGTCTGACAAGCCGTCCAGGCAATTGCGGCGACGCAGACAAGGAAAATGAGGAATACCGCTTTGAACTCGACCGTCAAACAAATTCTGATCTGGGTCTTCATGATCACCTGCCTCGTATTTCTGTGGCAGTTTGTCGTCAAGGGCACAGGCTCCGGCCAGGAAAAGAACATCAGCCTCACGCAGCTTCTCAATGACGCTGATCAGGGCAAAGTCGCCGATGTCATGGTCAATGGCTCCGAGGTGACCGGCCACTGGAAGGACGACAAGGCCCAGTTCCACACCACGATCCCGGCCAATTACCCGGACATGTACAAGACGCTGCGCGACCATGGCGTCAATATCAGTATCAAGGATCAGAACTCGAACGCGTGGCTTGGTTTCCTCATCCAGCTCGCGCCCTTCGCTCTGCTTCTTGGTCTCTGGTTCTTCCTTCTGCGCCAGATGCAGTCCGGTGGCAACAAGGCGATGAGCTTCGGCAAATCGCGCGCCCGCCTGCTTTCCATGCAACAGAAGAAGATCACCTTCAAGGACGTTGCCGGTGTTGACGAGGCCAAGGAAGAGCTCAAGGAGATCATCGAGTTCCTCCGCGAGGCTCAGAAGTTCCAGCGTCTCGGCGGCCGCATCCCCAAGGGCGTTCTGCTCGTCGGACCTCCCGGAACCGGCAAGACCCTGCTGGCCCGCGCTGTCGCCGGCGAGGCAAATGTTCCCTTCTTCTCCATCTCCGGCTCGGACTTCGTAGAGATGTTCGTCGGCGTAGGCGCAAGCCGCGTCCGCGACCTCTTCGAGCAGGGCAAGAAGAATGCCCCCTGCATCATCTTCATCGACGAGATCGACGCTGTGGGCCGTC is a window of Edaphobacter sp. 12200R-103 DNA encoding:
- a CDS encoding mismatch repair protein encodes the protein MPQPTSPSDHYRQRLQARELRVRHLETIHIRLGYLRLLLAAALAALVWIYLAGHTLSALWLGVPVLLFIAVAAFHAKLLARQALAQRAVDFYRHGLARIEDKWQGTGARGERFDVSEHLYASDLDLFGHGSLFQLLSAARTLMGEDTLADWLLRPSSLDAIRQRHQAIPDLRDRIDFREAMAVSGESLEAAVHPDQLTAWAQSPLQLPSQIIRWFSLFLSILMVATAVYWSFTGLRYPFFLVLLLEGSVVATHRARVNTVLHQTEHALADLKLISSLLAHIEAEDFKTPYLQELKNSLATRQVTASKAISRLDTIGQYIQSLENPLMRLIDIPLLYSVQVAFAADSWRRQFGAAVPAWLSELGQMEALLSLTTYSFEHPEDPLPTFVSGPPCFQARNIGHPLIPASRCVRNNLSLDSEQRVVLVSGSNMSGKSTLMRSVGINTVLAMAGAPVRAQSLQLTPLHIGASILINDSLQKGASRFYAEITRLRHILDLATGHPPLLFLLDELLQGTNSRDRLIGAEGILRALLETNAIGLISTHDLALTALRSDFLHNMHFQDQIDDGKMKFDYILRSGPVTRSNGVELMRLIGLNV
- a CDS encoding class I SAM-dependent methyltransferase, with product MSLHAYLKKALPSPLRRRLAPLAKTVYRNDLNQLALHFHTDKWGKHWYTQHYQRYFHELRNKPLNILEIGVGGYEDSGAGGESLRMWKTYFPKSRIVGIDLCDKTHFREHRIDIRQCDQTDEKALRALSAEYGGFDIIIDDGSHLNAHIITTFTILFPLLRPNGIYSIEDTQTSYWPGWGGGMKNPQSAMSFFKNLSDGLNHVEYPLEQYAPSYFDRNIVEMAFFHNLILIRKGANNEQSNAPDLLKREMKASQDVSSITLPM
- a CDS encoding GNAT family N-acetyltransferase; the encoded protein is MFEMRLATEADAELITEHRRRMFAEMGLDDPERLREVAEAFLPWVRERLGDGRYLGWLVENEGAVVGGGGMWLMDFPPHWHDPQPLRAYLLNFYVVPEARGQGLAYRLLKAGVEEARGRGIKVVSLHASAAGRPIYEKFGFGGTSEMMLKF
- the tilS gene encoding tRNA lysidine(34) synthetase TilS — its product is MPNALPFSRENIRPGDRICVAISGGADSVALLLALQEANTAVRDSLGVGLSAAHVHHGIRDAAESDADLAFVRNLCLEHDIPLHIHHADVPARAAENRETIEEAARETRYAFFRNLIASGHVDSVLTAHTLDDQAETVLMKLLRGAWTEGLSGIHPVVPVEVSASSTQSPARTGKILRPMLSTTRAQIESFLKARNQPWQTDSTNSDTTYTRNRIRHELMPQLRTFNPSIDQSLANLAELAREEESRWQAELARILPQVLLPGKPVRGGGRSVATAPGSATISIEIDRLRSLDPALRRRILRAAARQLGFRLSFDETTRLLAMAGFATLPTVAARSGASVHLAQGLRAQRSAREIQLSRE